GTTCCGGGATTTTTATCATCTCCATTTTTGGAGACATGGTATTCTTTTGCTAATAAATTTGCAGAAAGTGTACAAATAAATAGTACAAGGCTTAGTTTTAAAATTCTCATTTTATATTTCTTTTTAATAAAGAAAGGGGCAAATTCATAGTTCTAAAACCTAAATGGAAAAGCTACAAAACAGCCCCCTTAAATCATTTTAATGCTCCAACACCCACTCCGTTGAAGACTTCTATTCCTTTTAACATTGCTAATACATTCTCAAAAGGCACATTTGCCTGAACATTATGTATTGAGTTGAATACAAAACCTCCATCTTTACCTAGTATTTCACATTGTTTTACCACTTGTTGTTCCACTTCATTAGGTGTACCAAACGGCAATACATTTTGTGTATCAACACCACCTCCCCAAAAAACAAGATCTTTTCCATATTCCTTCTTCAGGTGATTTGGTTCCATCCCTGCTGCACTAATCTGCACAGGATTGATTATATCAAATCCTGACTCTATAAAATGAGGCATAAAATTCTCGACTGCACCACATGAATGTTTAAAAGATTTCCATGTTGTATTTTGGTGAATCCAATCGTTAATCCTTTTGTAATAAGGGTGCCATAATTCATCGTATTGTTCAGGTGCACAGAACGATGAATCCTGTGTTCCGAAGTCGGTTCCGCAAATAAACAGGGCATCAATATTATTTCCAACAACACCATAGAATTTCTCCATGTTTTTGATAGCTATTTCTGTCTGTTTTTCGAAGATTCCGTGTAAATAATCGGTACGCATTACGGTTGACATATACCACTCGGTAATATCTCTTATTCCCTTTGGATCGGTTAAAAACGGAGCGGGAACCAGTGCAATATCTCCAAGAGCGGTACCTCCCATATTTGCAATAATTGCTTTGTCGCTGTCTTTGTTTTTATCGATCATTTTCTTCCAGTACGCCAAATCATCATCGCTCAAATAATCGAATTCTTCAAGATTATCTTCAACATCTAATTTATCTTCATCTATTGGGTGCTGACGAACAATTGTATCAAAAAAGTATCCCGATTTTGGCATTTTACCACTAGGCTGAGCACTAGTGTCTCCCTTTGGGTAAATTAATAAATCACCATTATCATCCTTTATTGTTTTGAAATCATCAGAAACCAAAAGATTCTGCCCCCAAAAAGTCTCGATCTCTTTCCAGTTTTTATTTTCAAATCCAAATATTGTATTGCGCGGATCTAAACCTATAACATCAACACCCATGGCCTCACGCAGTTCATTATCTACCTCTCCAAGCATTTGATAGGGCTCCACTACCTTTACAGGTCTTTTTTCAAGTCCAAAGTGATTGCGCAATTGTTCAACAATTTTTACATGTATCCCGGATACAGGAGTCGATCCAAAATCAACTGCTACTTTATCCGATTGTTTATGATTTAAACTTTGTATTACTCGTTCTTTTGAATTCATTTTGGTTAGTTTATTTCCAATTAATTAACTCCTACAATTTCACTAGCTCTTTGAATAGCTCCTTGAGGATCGGGACTAAAAAAATCTGCTCAATCCTGGCCTCTCATTGTTAGTGGATATGGAGATTTTTTATTTATTTTTCCATACTCTACAGTATGGGCAATCTTTTCCAATATTTCCATTATCAATAAATCTTATTTCATTCAACTATTCTGTGCTATTCTTCTGTGATCTTTACACTGTAAAGAAAAAAAATCAAACTTTATATTTTATTACATGCATATTCACAAATATTAACTATTTTACCACAATTAACTTTAAATAGTCATTTTTAAGAATAATTAGACAAGTCAAAACTGATATATTAACCCAATGAAAATATTATTTCAGCATCTCGAATCATCGGAAGATGAAACTTTTTTAACATATCACCTAAAAAAGAAATATTACGATGTGCCCTTACATTATCATCCGGAAATAGAAATAATGTATGTAATAAAAGGCCAAGGCATGAGAATAGTTGGCAACAGTATCCAAAACTTTAAAGAAAACGACCTTGTTATAGTAGGTTCCGGAGTATCACATGTATGGAAAAGTGATAAATCATATCATTTAGACAATGATTTGGAAACTGAATATATTGTTCTGTTTATTAATGAAGAACTTGTAAACAAATCATTATATACCCTACCCGAATTCATTTCAATAAGGAATATGCTACTCAATTCTGATAAAGGAATTTCATTTGATAAAGAAAAATCTAAAAAACTAAAAGATTCTTTCATAGAAATAGCACAAAGTACCGGAATAAACAAACTGCACAAAACAACAAAGCTATTATCTAAACTTTCTGAAATAAAAGAAATCAAATATTTATCAGAAAGAAATCTGGCAGAAAACGATAATAACAACGACTCTGACCGTTTAAACAAATGTATAGACTACATTACTGATAATTTTCAAAATAAGATAGAACTAAAAAAGGTTGCAGATCTTGCAAGTCTTACACCTAATTCGTTTTGCAGATACTTTAAAATTAGAACTACCAAAACCTTTTCGCAATATGTATCAGAATTAAGGACAAGCAAAGCATGCAATCTACTGATAGAAACTGATTCTACAATCGAAAATATTGCTTTCGAATGTGGATTTAACACAATGCCAAACTTTTATAAGCAGTTTAAAAATAAGTTCCATATTTTACCGAAAGAATATAGAGAAAAGTACAGGGTAGAATAACGAACTTTTCTCTATATCCCTATTGTATATCGTTGATTATTGGATTTCATAATAGTTACAGAAAACAACCCCATTTAGGTTTTATTCCAATTATACCAATTACAACTATTTACCCTTTATTTCTACTCTAACTCTATACATATAATCATGGTCGTGATTATCCATTTTCTTTCTTGGGAAATAGATATAAAAATCTCCATCCACTACATGACAATCATTAGTTGGCCCATCGAAATCTACAAAACTTGAATATGGCTGCATTTCGGTTGGTCCGGTTGCCACATCTATCACTGCTTCTTTTGTCCACTCTAAACCATCTTCTGATGTATAAAGCAATAGTTTATTGAACTCGTGTGTTTGTACAGTCAGCAAATATTTTCCAAGAGCAGTACTATAGGCAGCATCTGCGTGAAGATTTTCTCTTCCTAATTCTACTTCGAATATTGGATCGCCCGGAATACCTGATAACCCCGGAGTTTTCCAGTTTCCATCTTTGTACTTAAACCATTCGCTTACTTTTCCTTTTTTAGCTTCTTTCAACACCTTTTTTAGTTTTGAACGAATAACAACAGGACGACGTGGCTCAGGAGTTTCTTTTTCAGAATCGTTGTAGTATAACATCATATAATCATCTTTAATTATATATGCACCACCTCCAACATTTGTAATATACTATTGATTTTTATTCGATGGAAGGAAAAGAATACAATCCACTTTCTGTCGATGAAAATATTCAATTTGCTTCGATCAAAAAAGAGAGTGCAGTTAATATTTATACAAAATATAAAAATATTGTTATTAGTTCTGAGAAATCTCTAAACGGTGCTACTGTATTTGTTTACGACCTCAATGGGCGATTACTTAAAACTAAAACAATCAATAGTCAGAGTAAAGATGTAGAGATAGAAACAGGCTTACCTAAAGGAGTATATGCTGTCAGGTTAATTTCTGTATTCTCTAAAGCATCGAAAATGGTAATTATAAAGGGAGACTAATAAGCTATGGGAAACAAATATTTATTAAAAACAACAATAATAGCAACCTTGGGAGGTTTATTATTCGGATATGATACTGCTGTTATTTCGGGTACTGTATCTGCTTTGAAAGATTTCTTTATTATACCTCAGGGAATAGGAGAGCTTGAAGCTAATTCGCTACTTGGCTTTGTAGTTTCCAGTGCTTTGATAGGAAGTATTATTGGAGCTTTCAGCGGTGGAATTATTTCGAAAAAGTTCGGACGAAAAAAAGGATTGATTATTGCCGCGACTTTGTTCTTGATATCAGCATTAGGTTCTTCGATGCCGGAATTAGGCTTTGCTCCGATTGGAGAAGGAAGTTATATTCATTTGTATCAATTTGTGTTTTATAGAATAATCGGTGGGGTAGGAATTGGTTTAGCATCGATGTTATCGCCTATGTATATTGCCGAAATTGCACCTTCCGATAAGCGAGGAGCTTTAGTTAGCTTTAATCAGTTTGCAATAGTATCGGGTATATTAGTTGTGTATTTTGTTAACTATTCTATAGCTTCACAAGGAGATGATTCCTGGATAAATGCAATTGGCTGGCGTTATATGTTTGCTTCCGAGGCAGTTCCTGCAATAGTATTTTTAGTATTGTTATTGTTGGTTCCCGAAAGTCCAAGATGGCTTATACTTAACAACAGAGAAGAAGAAGGAACAGATATCTTGACTAAGATAAATGGAGAAGAGAAGGCAAAGATAATATTGGAAGAGATAAAAGCTTCTTCGGGGCATCACACTTCTTTATCAATGTTTTCGTACGGTTCATTAATCCTTGTTATTGGAGTTATGCTAGCTGCATTTCAACAGTTCTCGGGAATTAATGCAGTATTGTATTACG
The window above is part of the Bacteroidota bacterium genome. Proteins encoded here:
- a CDS encoding uroporphyrinogen decarboxylase family protein, whose product is MNSKERVIQSLNHKQSDKVAVDFGSTPVSGIHVKIVEQLRNHFGLEKRPVKVVEPYQMLGEVDNELREAMGVDVIGLDPRNTIFGFENKNWKEIETFWGQNLLVSDDFKTIKDDNGDLLIYPKGDTSAQPSGKMPKSGYFFDTIVRQHPIDEDKLDVEDNLEEFDYLSDDDLAYWKKMIDKNKDSDKAIIANMGGTALGDIALVPAPFLTDPKGIRDITEWYMSTVMRTDYLHGIFEKQTEIAIKNMEKFYGVVGNNIDALFICGTDFGTQDSSFCAPEQYDELWHPYYKRINDWIHQNTTWKSFKHSCGAVENFMPHFIESGFDIINPVQISAAGMEPNHLKKEYGKDLVFWGGGVDTQNVLPFGTPNEVEQQVVKQCEILGKDGGFVFNSIHNVQANVPFENVLAMLKGIEVFNGVGVGALK
- a CDS encoding AraC family transcriptional regulator, which produces MKILFQHLESSEDETFLTYHLKKKYYDVPLHYHPEIEIMYVIKGQGMRIVGNSIQNFKENDLVIVGSGVSHVWKSDKSYHLDNDLETEYIVLFINEELVNKSLYTLPEFISIRNMLLNSDKGISFDKEKSKKLKDSFIEIAQSTGINKLHKTTKLLSKLSEIKEIKYLSERNLAENDNNNDSDRLNKCIDYITDNFQNKIELKKVADLASLTPNSFCRYFKIRTTKTFSQYVSELRTSKACNLLIETDSTIENIAFECGFNTMPNFYKQFKNKFHILPKEYREKYRVE
- the xylE gene encoding D-xylose transporter XylE gives rise to the protein MGNKYLLKTTIIATLGGLLFGYDTAVISGTVSALKDFFIIPQGIGELEANSLLGFVVSSALIGSIIGAFSGGIISKKFGRKKGLIIAATLFLISALGSSMPELGFAPIGEGSYIHLYQFVFYRIIGGVGIGLASMLSPMYIAEIAPSDKRGALVSFNQFAIVSGILVVYFVNYSIASQGDDSWINAIGWRYMFASEAVPAIVFLVLLLLVPESPRWLILNNREEEGTDILTKINGEEKAKIILEEIKASSGHHTSLSMFSYGSLILVIGVMLAAFQQFSGINAVLYYAPEIFKSMGYGTDSALMQTIIVGVINVIFTIVAIKTVDKYGRKPLMIWGSVSMGLSMISLGLTFYFDNVGILALIFMLMFITSFALSSGPVTWVLLTELFPNKIRGKAMSLVVATTWITNYIVSWSFPVMNDSSYLTDRYNHGFAYWVYGIISIVSAVFVWKLVMETKGKSLEEIEAAWKTGQKYLFTNFYFLRSS
- a CDS encoding T9SS type A sorting domain-containing protein, translating into MEGKEYNPLSVDENIQFASIKKESAVNIYTKYKNIVISSEKSLNGATVFVYDLNGRLLKTKTINSQSKDVEIETGLPKGVYAVRLISVFSKASKMVIIKGD